A single genomic interval of Adhaeribacter pallidiroseus harbors:
- a CDS encoding pseudouridine synthase, with product MAMLHRHFKLHKPYGYLSQFVGEANKKKRLGELYPFPDGTMAVGRLDEDSEGLLLLTTDGKVSTFFTSSKMEKEYFAQVDGLITPEAIAQLQQGVEIGVRNQKYQTKPCAAYKLASNPEFSARARKIRDDRHGPTSWVSLTLTEGKNRQIRKMTAAVGFPTLRLIRVRIGELHLGNLPVGQVIEVTNQIEEILSIF from the coding sequence ATGGCAATGTTGCACCGCCATTTTAAGCTGCACAAGCCTTATGGTTATTTAAGCCAGTTTGTGGGAGAAGCAAACAAGAAAAAACGCTTAGGTGAATTATACCCGTTTCCGGATGGCACCATGGCCGTTGGCCGCTTAGACGAAGACAGCGAAGGTTTATTGCTGCTCACCACCGACGGAAAAGTAAGTACTTTCTTTACCAGTAGTAAAATGGAGAAAGAATACTTTGCCCAGGTTGATGGCCTGATTACTCCGGAAGCGATTGCCCAACTGCAACAAGGCGTAGAAATCGGTGTGCGGAACCAAAAATACCAAACCAAGCCTTGCGCGGCTTATAAATTAGCCTCTAACCCGGAGTTTAGCGCCCGAGCCCGAAAAATCCGCGACGACCGGCACGGTCCTACAAGCTGGGTGTCCCTAACGCTCACCGAAGGCAAAAATCGGCAAATCCGCAAAATGACGGCCGCCGTTGGTTTTCCAACCTTGCGTTTAATAAGAGTGCGTATTGGGGAGCTTCACCTGGGAAATTTGCCAGTTGGGCAAGTAATAGAAGTAA
- a CDS encoding GNAT family N-acetyltransferase, with translation MHITYQIGVLPTVTQVTALYNAAGLPRPTHDPERMQQMYAHSNLVVTAWEGDTLIGVSRSITDWVWSCYLADLAVDPSYQKSGIGKKLIQLTKEKAGEQSMVLLLSVPTALEYYPRVGMQKVENGFILPREK, from the coding sequence ATGCATATCACTTACCAAATAGGCGTTCTTCCAACGGTAACACAAGTAACCGCGCTGTATAATGCAGCCGGGTTACCAAGACCAACCCATGACCCGGAGCGAATGCAACAGATGTATGCTCATTCTAATTTGGTGGTAACGGCTTGGGAAGGCGATACGTTAATCGGAGTTTCCCGGTCCATTACGGATTGGGTCTGGAGTTGTTACCTGGCCGATTTAGCCGTTGACCCAAGTTATCAAAAATCCGGCATTGGTAAAAAGCTGATTCAGCTAACGAAAGAAAAAGCGGGAGAACAATCGATGGTGTTGTTGCTTTCGGTTCCGACGGCCCTGGAGTATTACCCCAGAGTAGGTATGCAAAAAGTAGAAAATGGCTTTATCTTACCCCGGGAAAAATAA
- a CDS encoding Crp/Fnr family transcriptional regulator, whose product MAEKLLQHLQKFIVVPAEAKPLVAGSLLPFQVKKKQNLLENGQICTYNYFVEKGCLRLFFINDKGIEQTTQFSIENWWLSDYSSFSRQQPSTFFIQAVENTTVWALSWQAQEQLFLNFPPLERYFRLVYQRAYAAEQWRIKYIYDFSKEEMYQHFSSHYPGFVQRIPQYLLASFLGFTPEYLSEIRKKSIS is encoded by the coding sequence ATGGCCGAAAAGCTGTTGCAGCATTTGCAGAAATTTATAGTAGTACCGGCAGAAGCCAAGCCTTTAGTTGCGGGCAGCTTGCTGCCGTTCCAAGTAAAGAAAAAGCAGAATTTGCTCGAAAATGGCCAGATTTGCACATACAATTATTTTGTAGAAAAAGGTTGTTTGCGCTTATTTTTCATAAATGATAAAGGAATTGAGCAAACCACGCAGTTTTCCATTGAAAATTGGTGGTTATCGGATTACTCTTCTTTCTCCAGGCAGCAGCCCAGTACTTTCTTTATTCAGGCGGTAGAAAATACTACGGTGTGGGCTCTTAGCTGGCAAGCGCAGGAACAGCTTTTTTTAAATTTCCCGCCGCTGGAGCGGTATTTCCGGTTGGTGTACCAAAGAGCTTACGCCGCGGAACAGTGGCGGATAAAATATATTTATGATTTTTCGAAGGAAGAGATGTATCAGCATTTCAGTTCCCACTATCCGGGGTTTGTACAACGAATCCCGCAGTATTTACTGGCTTCTTTTTTAGGTTTTACCCCAGAATATTTGAGCGAAATCCGGAAAAAGAGCATTTCTTAA
- a CDS encoding carboxymuconolactone decarboxylase family protein: protein MNNRVNIAETEPQAYKAMYALVNYLQTTPLNKTRLELIQVRASQINGCAFCLNMHTKDALKNGETAQRLFLLNAWRETNLFTEEEKVILALTEEVTLIHQGGVTNETYQKAEQLLGKNYVAQVIMAIITINAWNRIAIATELPVG, encoded by the coding sequence ATGAACAACCGTGTTAACATTGCCGAAACAGAACCCCAGGCCTACAAAGCCATGTATGCCTTAGTAAATTACCTGCAAACCACACCATTGAACAAAACTCGGTTAGAACTTATTCAGGTAAGAGCCTCCCAAATAAACGGTTGTGCTTTTTGTTTGAATATGCATACCAAAGATGCCTTAAAGAACGGCGAAACGGCTCAAAGGCTTTTTTTGTTAAATGCCTGGAGAGAAACTAATTTATTTACCGAAGAAGAAAAAGTAATTCTGGCTCTGACAGAAGAAGTTACGCTTATTCACCAGGGTGGCGTTACCAACGAGACCTACCAAAAAGCAGAACAACTCTTGGGTAAAAATTATGTGGCTCAGGTGATTATGGCAATAATTACCATTAACGCCTGGAACCGGATTGCCATTGCCACCGAGTTGCCGGTTGGTTAA
- a CDS encoding porin family protein — protein sequence MKKFLLLLLSCFLYYNSLAQTDEVFDSNRSVRFGFKFGMNYSNMNFNKGYPPPMVPVEASWQPGFLLGFSLEVPLPYNFSLQQEYLYAQFNGENRNLSTHYKHSYLSLPLLLKYRIIPKVILMAGPQFDLLIAAEEESNGQTTNSTHGTEERSIGITGGLGFQAWKQISLNARFTHGFNHIGLTQRAAAQEFKYEILQLTADFSF from the coding sequence ATGAAAAAATTTTTACTGCTATTACTCTCTTGTTTTTTGTATTACAATAGTTTAGCGCAAACTGATGAGGTATTTGATTCAAACCGGTCTGTTCGTTTTGGGTTTAAATTCGGGATGAACTACTCGAATATGAATTTCAACAAAGGCTACCCGCCGCCCATGGTTCCGGTGGAGGCTTCGTGGCAGCCTGGTTTTCTGCTTGGTTTTTCGTTAGAAGTTCCCTTACCCTATAACTTTTCCCTGCAACAAGAATACTTATATGCCCAATTTAACGGCGAGAACCGCAACTTGAGCACCCATTACAAGCATAGCTATTTGTCTTTGCCGCTATTGCTTAAATACCGGATTATACCAAAAGTAATATTAATGGCTGGTCCTCAGTTTGATTTATTAATTGCGGCTGAAGAAGAAAGTAACGGACAAACTACCAATTCTACGCACGGCACCGAAGAACGTAGTATCGGCATTACGGGTGGGTTAGGTTTCCAAGCTTGGAAGCAGATAAGTTTAAACGCCCGCTTTACGCACGGCTTTAACCACATAGGACTTACCCAAAGAGCAGCTGCGCAAGAATTCAAATACGAAATTTTGCAGCTAACCGCGGATTTTAGTTTCTAA